Part of the Nicotiana tabacum cultivar K326 chromosome 20, ASM71507v2, whole genome shotgun sequence genome, CTCACTATCCgaattaaagtgtagtatttatacattGCCTAATAATTTCGAATTTCAGATTGGATCTGATTATAATATACCAATCCAAATTCAATccataatatgaatttttaataaacacaatccgAATCTGATCCAATCCGAAATCTGAAATTGAATGGATCGGTTTAGATTTCAGATATCCAATCAGAATAAATAGCCCcagagagaactggtcccaagtaagagcagacGACTCAGCTGGTCTGGTAGATACATAAGCCTTCCACCATATATTGGCAGAACCCATAATCTGAAATACAACAAAGTCAATCCCATTGGTGTCCACTATGTCTATGTTCCGCAACATCTCATAgtagcggtcaagataatcttgtgggtcctcagaaatTGCTCCACTGAAGtgatctgggaagagtttggtaAATTTTtccaatctcaataagccctCAGAAGTCATGGCATGACTACCACTGGTTTGTGCTGCAACAGCTTgctaaactaccccaactagtggagctgctggagtctgataatggggagtcatctgctccggagtgtgggtagcgagagtctgtgctcctcccccagcctgagagacggctggtgccataggaaatgtaacggcctgggccacactctccataaggcccaccaaacagaccaaagcatcctgaagtactggggtggcgatgaaccccccGGCACCTGTGGTGGTCTGACAGGCACAGTCTGGATGGAACCttctcatcaaactctacctaagGCTCCACCGTTAGTTCCGCTGCTCGAGCTCTTGGCTAAGCTCTACCCCTACGTCGGGCCTTGGCTCGACCTTGGCCTcaacctctgcccctcgtaggagctactGCTAGGACTTTGGCTGCTGTCCAGCTGAAGATGCggtatgtgttctcgccatctacgagaaAATAACAATAGAAGGGTTTAATTAGCAAttatagaataaaatcgcaccaTAGAGAACAATTGAAGCAAAACTGTACCTAACTCCATAGTCTCTAAAAGATAAGTAtaaacgtcttcgtaccgatcctccagactctactaagtttgctcgtgactcgtgagacctatgtaacttagtgCTCTGAAGAcaacgtgtcacgacccaaaattttcaccgtcaggaccgtgatggcgcctaacatttcacttgctaagcaagccaacgttagaataatttagcatttttaacagtttaaaattaattaatgaaGAAGAACTGATTAAACTGCAATAATCCAAATTATAAATGCGAAAGCTAAATCTGTAAACAACTGCTACAAATCCttgaatccggtgtcacaagtgcacaagctaCTAGAATATTACATACAAGGGTTGAAATAacataaagctgtctgaaaagaAGATACACAGCTAAATAAAAACAAGAAAGGGACTCTAGGAGTTGCGGGCGTTTTgtagctgtacctcaagtctttACAGGCTATCCAATCTGAGCTCTCTAGTAGCCGCcgctaggaccgactccaaaatctgcataagaagtgcagagtatagtatgagtacaaccgatcccatgtactctataagtgtcgagcctaacctcgacgaagtagtgacgaggttaaggcAGGTCACCTATATCTTTCatcatcctcctctaccaataatgctaccgcaggttctgatacatcttggcggcacctggatgaatagaatactgggaactgtgggcctcctcaagaatcaactcacgaagtccatctatataaggcacacaaacacgaccctgcatcctcaaaatgCCATCATCCCCAACAATAACCTTCTTGGCATCACCCTGCCGCACTATGTCCCTAAGGAtaaacaaatgagggtcatcatactgctgcTTCCTGATACGCTCAATCAATAAACACCGagtgactgtacaagctagaacacgactgcgCTCAAAAACattcaacctcacgaactgattgtccaaagcctaaacatctaatgcaagcgatATCTCACTGACTAGAATGTATGCAAGtctgcccatactcactgactttcaactcaaagcatcggccatcacattggccttcccggggtgatacaagatggtgatattatagtctttcaatagctccaactacctcatctgcctcaaattgagctccttttttCTCGAACAAATACTACAAACTTCGAtaatccgtgaatacctcacacgacacaccgtaaagataatgcctccaaatcttcagcacatgaacaatggctgccaagtCTCAGCCAtaaacatggtaattcttctcgtgtatCTTCAGTTGTTGCGATGTATATGCAATCACCTTGCCTacctacatcaataccgcaccaagtctaatatgagatgtatcacaatataatgtataaggtcctgaacctatgggcaacaccAGCACAAGCATCGTAGTCAAAACAGTCTTGAGCATCTGAATGCTCAcatcacactcgtctgaccatctgaacagggcacccttctgggtcaacctggtcaacgggcctgctatagatgaaaattcctccaCAAAATAATGGTAATAGCCCGGCAATCctaagaaactctggatctccatagctgatgtgggtctaggccagttttgaactACCTCAATCGTCTTAGGATCCACCAGAATATCCTCTACTAATACAACGTGCACCAAGAAAGCGACTGAGCTCAACCAAAACttgcattttgaaaacttagcgtATAACTGGATGTCTCTCAAGTATGAAGTACGAttcgaagatgttgctcgtgctcctcttgacttcaggagtagatcaaaatatcctcaataaacacaatcataaAGGAATCCAGGTAAAGCttaacacccggttcatcaaaccatgaatgttgctggggcatttgtcagcccaaatgacatcactagaaactcagaATGCTTGTACCTAGTttgaaatgctgtcttagggacatcagatgctctAATTCTCAACTGATAGTAGCAaggcctcaaatcaatcttcgaaaacactttgcaCCCTGAGGCTGattaaataagtcatcaattctcgcaatggatacttgttcttgatggtgactttgttcaattgccgataatctattcacatcctcatcgatccatccttcttcacaaacaacatcggcgcaccccaggcgagacactaggtctaaaaaagcccttatcgagcaaatcattcaattctttcaacactgacaaggccatacgatatggcgaaatagaaatgggctgagttctcggagccagatcaatacagaagtcaatatctctatcgggtggcatccccgaaaAATCTAcgggaaacacctctggaaactcacgaatgactggtactgagtccatggaaggaacctccgcattAGAATCACGTACATAAGCGAattaagctagacaccccttctcgaccatatgtcgagccttcacataagggataaccctgctggtagaatggccaggagtccctcttcactctaatcgaggtaatcCCGACAAGgttaaggtcaccatcttggcatgacagtccaatatagcatgataaggtgacaaccaatccatacccaaaatgacatcaaaatcaaccatatcgagaagtagaagatctaagCTAGTTTCAAGACCCTCGATGATAACCACACATGAActatagacacgatctacaacaatagaatctcccataggtgtggacacatacacaggaacactcaaagaatcacgaggcacaaccagatataaagcaaaataggacgacacataggaataagtagatcccggatcaaatagaactgaagcatctctatggcaaactgaaacagtatTTGTAGTGACAACatcggatgactcagcctctAACCTgactgggaaagcataacatcggtgCTGGGCCCTACCACTTTGAGCTACATCCCTAGGACGACCTCTGCTGGCTGACCTtcacctctagcagcctgacctctacctctaacggcctgaccttcacctctagACGCCTGAACTCTACCTCTGGGTGAcggtcatactgccctgctggaggtGCTCGAATTGCCTGTGGTAGCtctctctctctgagtgatagaaAGTAACTTCTTAAGAAATACCTGAGAGAATTAGGGCTGTGCACAGATCAGATTGGATAGGATTTAGCATATTTCGAATTTGAatttcggattctagaaaatgcaatccgaatctGATCAGAATTATATCGGATCAGATcgaattttaaagtttggatcggatcagatcggattttggatcgtattattatgcctcaaagttgcaaactaattagtatattttctttgtaaaagaggcaacacattaagaaaaattcatgtttatgcaattatgagagtactatggtgccaatatagttaaatctagcaattgtaaaggtaataacttggaggaaaACGTAAAGGAAATATTGACTATCTgaattaaagtgtagtatttatacattGCCTAATAATTTCGAATGTCGGATCGAATCAGATTATATTATACCAATCCAAATCTGATCcataatatgaaattttaataaacacaatccgAAATCTGATCCAATCCGAAATCAGAAATTGAATGGTTCGGTTCGGATTTCAGATATCCGATCTGAATAAATAGCCCcagagagaactggtcccaagtaagagcagacGACTCAGCTGGTCTGGTAGATACATAAgccttccaccatctcttggcagaacccataatctgaaatacagcaaagtcgaccccattgatGTCCACTATGCCTATGTTCCGCACCATCTCATAGTAGCgctcaagataatcttgtgggtcctcagaagatgcTCCACTGAAGtgatctgggaagagtttggtaaatttgtccaatctcaataagccctCAGAAGTCATGGCATGACTACCACCAGTTTGTGCCGCAACAGCttgctgaactaccccaactagtggagctgctggagtctgataatagggagccatctgctccggagtgtgggtagcgggagtctgtgctcctcccccagcctgagagacggatggtgccataggaaatgtaccggtctgggccacaccctccataaggcccaccaaatagaccaaagcatcctgaagtactggggtggcgatgaaccccccGGCACCTGAGGTGGTCTGACAGGCACAGTCTGGATGGAACCTTCTCatcaaaatctacctgaggctccaccactGGTGCCGCTGCTCGAGCTCTTGGCTAAGCGCTACCCCTACGTCGGGCCTTGGCTCGACCTTGGCCTcaacctctgcccctcgtaggagttgCTGCTAGGACTTTGGCTGCTGTCCAGCTGAAGATAcggtgcgtgttctcgccatctgcgagagaataagaatagaaggGTTTAATTAGCAAttatagaataaaatcgcaccatagagaagaattgaagcgaAACTGTACCTAACTCCATAGTCTCTAAAACATAAGTATAAACGTATTCGTACCGATCCGCCAGACTCtgctaagtttgctcgtgactcgtgagacctatgtaacttagtcCTCTGAAGCCAACGTGTCACGACCTAAACTTTtcaccatcgggaccgtgatggcgcctaaaatttcacttgctagataagctaacgttagaataatttaggatttttaacaatttaaaattaattaatgaaGAAGAACTGATTAAACTGCAATAATCCAAATTATAAATGCGGAAGCTAAATCTGTAAACATCTGCTACAAATCCCTGAATCCGGTTTCAGAAGTGCACAAGCTACTAGAATACTACATATAagagtttgaaataacataaagctgtctgaaaagaAGTTACACAGCTAAATAAAAACAAGAAAGGGACTCTAGGAGTTGAGGGCGTTATgtagctgtacctcaagtctctacAGGCTATCCAATCTGAGCTCTCTAGTAGCCGCTgctaggaccgactccaaaatctgcataagaagtgcatagtgtagtatgagtacaaccgatcccatgtactctataagtgccgtgcctaacctcgacgaagtagtgacgaggctaaggcaggtcacctATAATACAACTTGTACGCAGTatataataatgatagaaaatgGAAACATAGAACAAGATTAATAGTCAACTATAAACAATAACTACAACCTCAAGAAATGAACTAGCATTGTCCAGAATTACTGATCCTTAGCATTTCAAATGAGAACACTGAAAACCAAACATAGCTCAGGAAATAGAAACACATAggttgttgtggcgcgcaacccgatcccaccatgcaacacataatcctcccttatttcatcataataacatcaataatagagataatataattaaatatgttgcggcgcacaacccgatcccaccatataataatATAAGTATCAtagttcacccttatttcaccatatcaatccatccttattccacctgttgcagcgtgcaacccgatcccattgtATAATACATATTTACCCTTATTCCACTATATCAATCCACCCATATTACACCttatgcggcgtgcaacccgatcccatcatatcagtACCAAATACTCAATGCACAGTCAAACCACAAAACCTTTGCGAACAAtaaataccaaactgaaccaaAAGGAAACCTTGTACAATATAGAAATCTACACGAGTAATACTGCACATCGAAACCAATCTAGTAATTAACAAATTAGAAGGTGCATGTAagtcaatttaagcaaatagcgGTGAATCATGAAACTATGGAAGAGCTAACATCATTAACTGGAGGAGATATTGATTAAAAAGTAGTAGTTAAGTATGAAAAGCATTTAGAGCATCTAACAGTTGAGACAGGGAtggaaataattaaggaaaagcgAGAAATCAAGGAAAATAGATAATTCGTCagcgtataagcactcgtcacctcgcatatatgccgctcacataAAATTCACATGACACATAGTATGAgggttcctaatttcctcaagtcaagattagacacaacacttacctcgcttcaaagaccactcaaagctcaaccacaactttgcctttcaaacaagcctccgaaccaacaatatctagcaaattacTAACCAAAATATTCATAATAAGCCTTAGGAATCACCCACGATTGCATAAATTTAATttagttaattattaaaaaagtcaactcccaggcctGCTTgatccaaacccgaaattcggaccaaaatccgattacccattcaccccaacCGGGTCTAAATCCTAATGTctcaaaaattcctaattctacccaaacccccaaatttTCACCATGAAAAAACTAGATTTTAGGCTTAAAACTTGAGAAATGtaatgaaatattgaaagaaaatgggttaaaatctcttaccaataatttggggaagaatgagtcttggaaaaatcgcctctggGGTTAGGTTTGAAAATTTCATGAATGAGAGAAAATCCCTTCTAACTTAAGTTTTACGCAGCTGCAGATATTGCAAATGTGACAAGGGGTTCGCAATTTCTAATCCTGCAATTGCGAgaaattcttcgcaaatgcgaagcttccCCAACTctactgccttcgcaaatgcgaacaagtgTTCGCAAATGCAGACTAGTATGGATCGCACATGCGACCACAATTTTGCAATTGCGAAAGTCCTCCCCCCAGCCCACTGCTCGCAAATGCGCTGGCCTCTTTGCAAATACgagactcgcatttgcgagccagaccttgcaaatgcgaagtctgcagaTCTGATACACCAGGTGCTAggttttctaagttcaaaacactccgtagcctattcgaaactcacctgagccctcgcggctccaaaccaagcatgcacaaaagtcatataacatcatacgaacttgctcgcgctatcaaatcgccaaaataacacttagaactatgaattggacaccaaatgaaatgaaattttccagaaaactttaaaacttctattttcacaaccgaacgtacgaatcacgtcaaactaactccgtttctcaccaaatttcatagacaagtcataaatataataatggacCTGTACCAGACTTCGGAACCAGAATACCAATTAAGTATCAACATGACCAAAcatcagtcaattcttaaaatcattaaactttcaaacttataatttttcgttaaaaattcatatttcgatttagggacctcgaaattcgattccgggcatacgcccatgtcctaTATTACAATACGGATCCACCGGGATCATCAAAATATGGTTccgggtccgttttctcaaaCATTGACTGTAGTCAACTCAAAAGaagttttaaggcaaaaattcttattatTATCAATTTTTAATATATAAGCCTTTCGAAAAAATACCCGgatcatgcacgcaagtcgagaaaggCTAAAATGAGATATTTAAAACTTCGAAACACAGAATTAGGTTTTGAAACAtgaaatgacctatcgggtcatcacatggCTAACCACTGCGAATAGGTATATTTGTGTCCTTATTCGCAAATCAATCTCTAATGCCTATTTTCAAGATCGCACTCTATTCAACACtattgcaatcaagaatttcTTTTTTCAAGTTCTATCTAAGATTCATAAATAGTACTTCCtccatcccaatttatgtggcacCATTTGACTAGcatagagtttaagaaagaaagaaagatttttaAACGTGTAGTCTAAAACAAGACTTAGATATTTATATTGCTATAAATTAGGGTTAAAAAAATATAACGATAAATTATTTCTATATATAGAAAGGTGATTCTTTTTTGGGACAAACGAAAAATCTACAAAACATATTGTTCTTTGAAATTTTTTTGCAGCAATTTTAGTTGCCTGTATAGAGTAAAATATTGCATGATAGATATGTGGCTTTGAAAATTTGATTAATATTTGGTCTTTTGGCAGGTATCATTTTCTGCTATTCGCAAAAAAATTGACAATCTTGCTAAATCAAGTGCCGCCATGACAGAGGAGCAGTTGGACTTTCTCCTCCTGAATCTCCAACACCTATCCAAGTATTGTGTTGAAAAATGTTATCCCTTAGTGACTGAATATGAGATTCTTCATATTGTATGTGGCAACATAAGGGATTTCCATCGATTGAAAATGAATGGCTGCGTTGAGCATGAGATTATTAAAAATGTCTTACCTCAGTTTCAACAAATGGCTGAGAGAGTAGGATGCTTCCTTTTGTATGGTGAATTAATTGATAGAGACTATGGACTCTCAAAGCCAACACATACCCTCTTGAAGGTTATTCCATTTGAAGTGGAGGTTATACACATATGTCATACAAATTTGAAATATTCAACATCAGCAGAAGTTGGATGCTTCATTGAGCAGCTCTTAGAAACCTCTCCGGACATTCTTCGAGAATATCTCATTCATCTACAAGAGAACATGGTAAATGTTATTACCACTAGAACTTCAGGGGCTCGAAACATTCATGTCAAGATAGAGTTCCTATTAATGGTTCTAATTAATATGCCCAAGGAGTTTATTCATTATAACAAATTGTTTGATCTCTTAGCACATGTTGGAGAACTTATCAGGGAGGTATCAACTCTTGTTCGTGACCTAGAAGAGAATTCAAGAAATGAAGAGAGTACTAACGAAAAAAACCATGTAACTTTGGACTTGATCGAAACTATTGAACTCATGAAAGGAGATCTCAAACATCTTTACTTAAAAGCCCCAGACACGTCTTTGAAGTTGGTAGCTGAAAGAAAGCTGTTCGTGAAGGTCAGACCAGAGCATAAGGAAGGAAGCTCACTCAGAAGCGAATTCCGACTACTATTTTAGAGTACCGAAGCTCAATGGCATTGATCACACCTACGGCCAGAAGAAAGAAAATACCTAGCGCCCCAGTCCCTCCATTGATTGACTGGCTTAGAGGGCATTCTGCACAATGACCAGTGCAATTCGCGCATCTGTCGGTAGACTTCCCCATGAGTGATGGACCCTTGTTCATCCATCTTCTACTTATACACTTAAATGATTTGCTCAATTCCAATGCTTATTCAGTTGCTTTGATAAAAGAAGAAATTGGACTAGTGAAAGAAGATCTAGAATTGATAAGATCTATCTTTGTGAATGTTGAACAAGAATTGTATAAAGATCTTTGGGCACGTGTTTCAGATTTGGCATACGAGGCAAAAGATGTCATTGATTCAATTATTGTACGAGATAATGATCTCTTACTTCTTATTTTCTCACTTCCCTTTGTCATAGAAAAGATCAAGCTTATCAAAGAAAAGATCTCTAATTTACTTGAGAAGATTCTCAAGAACAAGTGCCTCATTATTGTGAACTCTCTCACCAAGCATGTTGAAAGGAAGCCATTAAAAACTGATCAATTAATCGTAGGTTTTAAAGAGGAGACATACTTGATAATTAGTAAGCTCACCAGTGGACTAAAAATGCTAGATGTCATTTCGATCACTAGTATTCCGGGTTCGGGTAAAACTACTTTGGCATACAAAGTGTATAATGATAAGTCAGTTTCTAGTCATTTCGATATCCGTGCATGGTGTACAGTCGATACAAAATATGTCGAGAAAAAGTTATTGGAGAATATTTTTAATCAAGTTACAGGCTCAACTTTGAAAGTCATAGAGAATATAGATGTTGCTGATGAGCTACGGAAAAATTTGTTTAGAAAGAGGTTCCTTATCGTCTTAGATGACTTATGGGACACTGCAACATTGGATGAGTTAGCAAGACCTTTTCCTGAAGCTAGGAAAGGAAGTAGAATTATTTTGGCAACTCGAGATAAGAAAGTGGCTTTGCATGCACAATGCCACAGTGATCCTCTTGACCTTCGATCGCTAAGACAAGAAGAAAGTTTGGAGTTATTACAGAAAAGGGTTTTTGGAAAAGAAAGTTTGCCAGATGAACTATTGGATGTTGGTAAAAGAGTAGTCAAAAATTGTAAAGGTCTTCCTTTGGTGGTTCATCTGATCGCTGGAGTCGTTGCTCGGAAGGAAAATAAAAAGTCTGTTTGGCTTGAAGTTCTAAATAGTTTGCATTCCTTCATTTTCCAGAAAGAAGAGGACGTGATGAAGGCTATAGCattaagttatgaccatttacCTGATCATGTAAACCCGTGCTTACTTGACCTTGCAAGTTATGAGAAGGACACAAAAATTCCAGCCGATCATATGAAAAGATTATGGCGTGCCAAAGGATTTGTCGAACACACAGAGACGAACAATGTGGAAGAAGTGATGGATGtttatttggaaaatttaatttccAGTAGTTTGGTTATTTCTTTCAATGAAATAGGCAACGGTCGGACTTACCAAATTCATGATCTTGTGCATCACTTTTGTTTGTTAAAAGCAAGAGAGGAAAAGTTGTTTGACGAGATAAGTTCAAATGCtctatcatcttcttcttcttcagatctTATGCCACGTGAAATGCAATTTCTTTATGATGATGAGGACTTTGGGCATAATGATTTTGTCATATTCGattcaaaaaagaaaaggcaTTCTGGTAAACACCTCTATTCTTTGCTGATATATGGGCACGAGCTGGACAATAGTCTTTATAATATATGTCACCTAAGACACTTAAGGTTTCTTAGAGTATTGGAATTGTACGGCTCTTTTATCAAGGTGGATGATTATTTGCTGAATGAAATATGTACATTGGTTCATTTGAGGTTCTTAAATATTAAGACAAAAATTAAATCTCTGCCTTCGACTTTTCTAAATTTCTGGAATCTGAAAATTCTGAAGGTGAAAAACGATGGATCGCCATTGATACTACTACTGACAATTTGGAATCTTGTAAAGTTGCAAGTGTTGGTCATAAATGATTGTTCTTTCTTTGATTTGGATACAGATAAACCAATAAAGGTAGCAGAGGACTCAAAGTTAGAGAACTTGAGAGAATTATGGGGATTCAAGCTTTCCTATTCGAAAGACATTAAGGATATTTTCATTCTACCAAAAGGCATACTCCCATTCTACCAAAAGGCAATTTTCTACAATATCTGAGTGATTATCCCATAGCAGCAGAGAGTTAACTAGTATGTTATCATGATTTGTAGAAAGTCAATTGTTATAATGGCATGGATAGGCCAAATGTGTAGCATGAAATGAGCATTTTTTTAACGAATGATATGGATAGACCATTTCTGAAAGTTGAGTGGCATTTTTAGACATTTTCCGTTGTTTAAAGCAATGTTATCAATACACATCAAAGAATAGTCAACACTAAAAATAGCATCTTGACAAGAGCATATAAGTAGCAGATACTATAAAAGTTCAGCAAATGGAATTCCATTTGCATCATTTTACAAGCCATGACACAAAGTAATGACTTAGTACATATGAATCTCCAGAGAGAGTTACAACTAATATTTAACCAGACCATTTCATCAGAAGAACATGCCActagaaagagaagaaaaaaatagcGCTACATAACGATAACAATGTCTGCAAATAGCACATACACAATAGAAAACTAACAAAATGAATAGAAATTTTTTGAGTTCTAGAGTAAAGAAAATTGGCTCCATCACATCCACGACGTATAGCAACAAAAGGGAGGAATAAACATTTTGTTTAGAAAAGGGAGGATTATAGCAAGTAGTCACCGGAATGCTTTGTGCACTGAACTATCCTTTATTTTATCTATCTTCAGACATCACAAGATATTAAACACCACTCTATCGATACACAACATTTACAGCTTTCAATAATTCAAATTCATCAAACTAATTATAATATTAAacattgatttgatatttttctctATTGGCAACAAGTATCAGTTTAAACTTGGCTTGCACTATAACCAATATAATACACAGGTAAATTataatttaaagagaaaaatgcATAAATACCCTCGAACCTATAGCTGGATTCCCAACTACACACTCTACCTTTGTGGGGGTCCTATTACCCTCAAAGCTATAATTAAGTAGAATTATTTGCACCCTTTAAGCTTAAGTGGCAGAGTGCCACGACCCAAAGCCCACCTAGTCATGCtgatacctaacccaacccgctaggtaagaaaattaaaaactatccaatttaaggagatttattaagaaaagaaataata contains:
- the LOC107774088 gene encoding putative late blight resistance protein homolog R1B-17 translates to MRWPLCKYETRICEPDLANAKSADLIHQVSFSAIRKKIDNLAKSSAAMTEEQLDFLLLNLQHLSKYCVEKCYPLVTEYEILHIVCGNIRDFHRLKMNGCVEHEIIKNVLPQFQQMAERVGCFLLYGELIDRDYGLSKPTHTLLKVIPFEVEVIHICHTNLKYSTSAEVGCFIEQLLETSPDILREYLIHLQENMVNVITTRTSGARNIHVKIEFLLMVLINMPKEFIHYNKLFDLLAHVGELIREVSTLVRDLEENSRNEESTNEKNHVTLDLIETIELMKGDLKHLYLKAPDTSLKFFPMSDGPLFIHLLLIHLNDLLNSNAYSVALIKEEIGLVKEDLELIRSIFVNVEQELYKDLWARVSDLAYEAKDVIDSIIVRDNDLLLLIFSLPFVIEKIKLIKEKISNLLEKILKNKCLIIVNSLTKHVERKPLKTDQLIVGFKEETYLIISKLTSGLKMLDVISITSIPGSGKTTLAYKVYNDKSVSSHFDIRAWCTVDTKYVEKKLLENIFNQVTGSTLKVIENIDVADELRKNLFRKRFLIVLDDLWDTATLDELARPFPEARKGSRIILATRDKKVALHAQCHSDPLDLRSLRQEESLELLQKRVFGKESLPDELLDVGKRVVKNCKGLPLVVHLIAGVVARKENKKSVWLEVLNSLHSFIFQKEEDVMKAIALSYDHLPDHVNPCLLDLASYEKDTKIPADHMKRLWRAKGFVEHTETNNVEEVMDVYLENLISSSLVISFNEIGNGRTYQIHDLVHHFCLLKAREEKLFDEISSNALSSSSSSDLMPREMQFLYDDEDFGHNDFVIFDSKKKRHSGKHLYSLLIYGHELDNSLYNICHLRHLRFLRVLELYGSFIKVDDYLLNEICTLVHLRFLNIKTKIKSLPSTFLNFWNLKILKVKNDGSPLILLLTIWNLVKLQVLVINDCSFFDLDTDKPIKVAEDSKLENLRELWGFKLSYSKDIKDIFILPKGILPFYQKAIFYNI